The Phycisphaeraceae bacterium genome includes a window with the following:
- the mutL gene encoding DNA mismatch repair endonuclease MutL gives MSVIRQLPQVLVNQIAAGEVIERPASVVKELIENSLDAGGTRVEVTLELGGTQLIRVHDDGKGMGPEDLSLALAPHATSKIAGAEDLAAIGTLGFRGEALASIGSVARVRITSRPADESDSGAMIRAEGGVETGPEPCGSPGGTTIEVRDLFFNTPARRKFLRTAGTEYGHCYEAFVRTAMAHPGVHWTLIHNGKTTLDLPAAEPVERCLAILGHDLVGGLLAFESEARPGGAGVRVWGLAGTPDLARPTSRQQYVFVNGRPVRDRSLSHAVREAYRGLLASDKQPVAVVMVEVAAEKVDVNVHPTKSEVRFHEPSAVHGAVLSAIRQVLLGTDLTAPASLARSFGGGVGRRDEGAAVLGWKDAGGATDAEQRQEPVRAFVEYFKQMAPSQQKLVLDEVTPLPTPPPPHSPPHAANSSNAESPESSWAGSSGGGVSGEAEGGALHDVRAYGRATPILQVHGSYVVTEDDQGLVIVDQHALHERVMYETLLERVLDQGKPLETQRMLMPVTVALEPSEIELLGSLEPLLTKVGLEIEAIGPRAVAVQAYPSLLVSRGVEAEGFVRSLMDLAAAGRLSGAAGESEEAALHEVLDLMSCKAAVKAGDRLSDEELSSLLAQRERVERSSRCPHGRPTTLRLTLRDLERQFGRT, from the coding sequence GTGTCCGTGATCCGCCAACTGCCGCAGGTGCTGGTGAATCAGATCGCCGCAGGCGAGGTGATCGAGCGCCCCGCGTCTGTGGTGAAGGAGCTGATCGAGAACAGTCTGGACGCGGGCGGGACGCGGGTGGAGGTGACGCTTGAGTTGGGGGGGACGCAGCTGATCCGGGTGCACGATGATGGGAAAGGGATGGGGCCTGAGGACCTGTCGTTAGCGTTGGCTCCGCACGCGACGAGCAAGATCGCTGGGGCTGAGGACTTGGCGGCGATCGGGACGCTGGGGTTCCGGGGCGAGGCGTTGGCATCGATCGGGAGTGTGGCGCGGGTGCGGATCACGAGTCGTCCGGCGGATGAGAGCGATAGCGGGGCGATGATCCGGGCTGAGGGTGGTGTGGAGACGGGTCCGGAGCCGTGTGGGTCGCCTGGAGGGACGACGATCGAGGTGCGGGACCTATTTTTCAATACCCCGGCGCGGCGGAAGTTTCTGCGGACGGCGGGGACGGAGTACGGGCATTGTTACGAGGCGTTTGTGCGGACGGCTATGGCGCATCCGGGGGTTCACTGGACGCTGATTCACAATGGAAAGACCACGCTGGACCTTCCGGCGGCGGAGCCGGTGGAGCGGTGTCTGGCGATCCTGGGGCATGATCTGGTGGGTGGGTTGCTGGCGTTTGAGTCGGAGGCTCGGCCTGGAGGGGCGGGTGTTCGGGTGTGGGGGTTGGCGGGGACGCCTGATCTGGCTCGGCCGACGTCGCGGCAGCAGTATGTGTTTGTGAATGGGCGCCCGGTGCGGGATCGTAGCCTGAGTCATGCGGTGCGGGAGGCGTATCGGGGGCTGCTGGCGTCGGACAAACAGCCGGTGGCGGTGGTGATGGTGGAGGTGGCTGCGGAGAAGGTGGATGTGAATGTGCACCCGACGAAGTCGGAGGTGAGGTTTCATGAGCCGTCGGCGGTGCATGGGGCGGTGTTGTCGGCGATCCGGCAGGTGCTGCTGGGGACGGACCTGACGGCCCCGGCGAGTCTGGCGCGGTCGTTTGGAGGCGGCGTGGGGCGTCGAGATGAAGGGGCTGCGGTCTTGGGGTGGAAGGACGCGGGGGGGGCGACGGATGCGGAGCAACGGCAGGAACCGGTGCGGGCGTTTGTCGAATACTTCAAGCAGATGGCCCCGTCGCAGCAGAAGCTGGTGCTCGACGAAGTCACCCCCCTCCCCACCCCCCCACCCCCCCACTCCCCGCCACATGCAGCTAACTCATCTAACGCCGAGAGTCCTGAGTCATCCTGGGCTGGTTCATCTGGTGGGGGTGTGTCGGGTGAGGCTGAAGGAGGGGCGCTGCATGACGTGCGCGCTTATGGTCGAGCTACGCCTATTTTGCAGGTGCATGGCAGTTATGTGGTGACGGAGGATGATCAGGGGTTGGTGATTGTGGATCAGCACGCGCTGCACGAGCGGGTGATGTATGAGACGTTGTTGGAGCGTGTGCTGGATCAAGGCAAGCCGCTAGAGACGCAGCGGATGCTGATGCCGGTGACGGTGGCGCTGGAGCCGTCGGAGATCGAGTTGCTGGGGTCGCTGGAGCCGTTGTTGACGAAGGTTGGTCTGGAGATCGAGGCGATCGGGCCGCGGGCGGTGGCGGTTCAGGCGTATCCGAGCCTGCTGGTGAGCCGGGGTGTGGAGGCGGAGGGGTTTGTGCGGTCGCTGATGGACCTGGCGGCGGCGGGGAGGTTGTCGGGGGCGGCTGGTGAGTCAGAGGAGGCGGCGTTGCATGAGGTGCTGGACCTGATGTCGTGCAAGGCGGCGGTGAAGGCGGGGGATCGGCTGAGTGATGAGGAGTTGTCGTCGCTGTTGGCGCAGCGGGAGCGGGTGGAGCGGTCGAGCCGATGCCCACACGGTCGGCCCACGACGCTCCGGCTGACGCTACGGGACCTGGAACGGCAGTTTGGGCGGACTTAA
- the fusA gene encoding elongation factor G has product MTTISADTTTNSKLAKFRNFGVCAHIDAGKTTTTERILFYTGKSYKIGEVHEGTATMDHLQDEQQRGITIQSAATTCPWTKDGTEYTMNLIDTPGHVDFTMEVERSMRVLDGAVVVFDGKEGVEAQSETVWRQADRYRVPRICFINKMDKMGADFAFSFNSIHERLAAPAIAVQMAIGAGDSFEGVIDLIKMKAYYFSQEDKGTTVTEGEIPEKYQAEADRLRHDLIEKVAELDDSLTEKFLMEEEITQEEIKAALRAATIALKAHPVFCGSALQNIGVQRLLDGIVDYLPNPTEVPEVQGTDPKDAEIKLTRPHDKTAPLSALVFKIVNDQHGDLTYVRIYSGTLEKGTRVLNSNNGKREIVSRIFEMHSKDRIARETAEAGEIVAVVGLKNSQTGETLCDQDKPIVLDRMDFPEPVISMSIEPASQADKEKLSNALATIRREDPSFQSHYDDETGETIIAGMGELHLEIITVKLTRDMKIGVNVGTPRVAYKESISKKAEARGTHKKQTGGRGQFGDCTITVEPFTEDEAKEAGLDWKDGMAFENKVIGGAIPKEYIPSVGVGCRETAKSGVLAGYPLLGVKVTLIDGSYHDVDSSQIAFEQAGTLAFKEATRRAGLQLLEPFMKVVVTTPDEFFGNVTGDMNRRRALIVGDEERGNTRLITAEAPLSEMFGYSNTLRGMTQGRASYAMEPLEYRPVPPNLATAILEGEGKGGKGK; this is encoded by the coding sequence ATGACGACCATCTCGGCAGATACAACGACGAACTCGAAACTGGCGAAGTTCCGCAACTTCGGTGTCTGTGCGCATATTGATGCGGGCAAGACGACAACGACGGAGCGGATTCTGTTCTACACGGGCAAGTCGTACAAGATCGGCGAGGTGCACGAGGGCACGGCGACGATGGACCACCTGCAGGACGAGCAGCAGCGTGGCATCACGATTCAGTCGGCGGCGACGACGTGCCCGTGGACCAAGGACGGCACCGAGTACACAATGAACCTGATCGATACGCCCGGGCACGTCGACTTCACGATGGAGGTTGAGCGTTCGATGCGTGTGCTCGACGGAGCTGTCGTGGTGTTTGACGGCAAGGAGGGTGTTGAGGCTCAGTCGGAGACGGTGTGGCGTCAGGCGGATCGTTACCGTGTCCCGCGCATCTGTTTCATCAACAAGATGGACAAGATGGGCGCTGACTTTGCGTTTAGCTTCAACTCGATCCATGAGCGTCTGGCTGCTCCGGCGATTGCTGTGCAGATGGCGATCGGTGCTGGTGATTCGTTTGAAGGCGTGATCGATCTGATCAAGATGAAGGCTTATTATTTTTCCCAGGAAGACAAGGGGACGACGGTTACCGAGGGAGAGATTCCTGAGAAGTATCAGGCCGAGGCTGACCGGCTGCGACATGATCTGATCGAGAAGGTTGCGGAGCTGGATGACAGCCTGACCGAGAAGTTTCTGATGGAGGAAGAGATCACGCAGGAGGAGATCAAGGCGGCGCTGCGTGCGGCGACGATTGCTCTGAAGGCTCACCCGGTTTTCTGTGGTTCTGCGCTGCAGAATATTGGTGTCCAGCGGCTGCTGGACGGCATTGTTGATTACCTGCCGAATCCGACCGAGGTTCCTGAGGTTCAGGGCACGGACCCGAAGGATGCTGAGATCAAGCTGACGCGTCCACACGACAAGACCGCCCCGCTTTCGGCGTTGGTGTTCAAGATCGTGAACGATCAGCACGGTGACCTGACGTATGTACGGATTTACTCGGGTACGCTGGAGAAGGGCACCCGCGTGCTCAACTCCAATAACGGCAAGCGCGAGATCGTGAGCCGTATCTTCGAGATGCACTCGAAGGACCGTATTGCCCGGGAGACGGCGGAGGCGGGTGAGATTGTGGCGGTGGTGGGTCTGAAAAACTCGCAGACGGGCGAGACGCTGTGCGATCAGGACAAGCCCATTGTGCTGGACCGTATGGACTTCCCGGAACCGGTGATCTCGATGTCGATTGAGCCGGCGTCGCAGGCCGACAAGGAGAAGCTGTCCAACGCACTAGCAACGATTCGTCGTGAGGACCCGTCGTTCCAGAGTCATTACGATGATGAGACGGGTGAGACGATCATCGCGGGGATGGGCGAGCTTCATCTTGAGATCATCACGGTGAAGCTGACCCGAGACATGAAGATTGGCGTGAATGTGGGTACCCCACGGGTGGCTTACAAGGAGTCGATCTCCAAGAAGGCCGAAGCTCGCGGGACTCACAAAAAGCAGACTGGTGGTCGCGGTCAGTTTGGTGATTGTACGATCACGGTTGAGCCGTTCACTGAGGATGAGGCCAAGGAGGCTGGCCTCGACTGGAAGGACGGCATGGCGTTTGAGAACAAGGTCATCGGCGGCGCGATTCCGAAGGAGTACATCCCGTCGGTGGGTGTTGGCTGTCGGGAGACGGCGAAGTCGGGCGTCTTGGCCGGTTATCCGTTGCTGGGCGTGAAGGTCACGCTGATCGATGGCAGCTACCACGACGTGGACTCGTCGCAGATCGCGTTTGAGCAGGCGGGCACGCTGGCGTTCAAGGAGGCCACGCGTCGGGCGGGGCTTCAGTTGCTCGAGCCGTTCATGAAGGTTGTGGTGACGACGCCTGACGAGTTCTTTGGCAACGTCACGGGTGATATGAATCGTCGTCGCGCGTTGATCGTGGGTGATGAGGAGCGTGGGAACACGCGGCTGATCACGGCGGAGGCGCCGTTGTCGGAGATGTTTGGTTATTCGAACACACTGCGTGGCATGACTCAGGGTCGTGCGAGCTACGCGATGGAGCCGCTTGAGTATCGTCCTGTTCCGCCTAACCTGGCGACGGCGATCCTTGAGGGCGAGGGTAAGGGCGGCAAAGGCAAGTAA
- a CDS encoding ABC-F family ATP-binding cassette domain-containing protein, which yields MSLLSVANLVFSFGDRTILDGVNLTVAAGEHVGLVGRNGCGKSTLLRLVAGLEAHKPESGQIQLARGALAGYLHQDPKLDLERTLVEEARTAFEGLDRLHDELVEIAEAMGTAEGDELEMLLKRYERVEHRVQSMGGFAVEHRVEETLMGLGLDERAFGVKVRDLSGGQRGRLALAKLLLSDPDVLLLDEPTNHLDIAGRQWLESFLHDYEGAVVLISHDRWMLDRVVTKIYELEDGRMVEYPGNYAQFREQRAQRTIAMARAFDKQQTKIKQEQAFIDRYKAGQRARQAQGREKRLERFKRDESLDRPMELDAMKLRFAPKRRSGDIVLRANKMGMSYGEKTLFRDLEMEVNRGERIGVIGPNGAGKSTLIRCLLEEQSPTQGTARVGASVDMGHFTQTHDGLNMGQTIVEYLRLFTPNDLEQEARDLAGAFLFTGQDQDKQLGVLSGGERARAVLAGLMSGGHNLLVLDEPTNHLDIPSAERLEAALHAYVEGDQGYSTVSKRSGEGTLLLITHDRMLLDRVVNKLLVLDGHGGCVVFNGTYSEYVAASQKSAAKPEASTAAKPKKAEPEVVAVKPKKTEKPGSKKASNNQRNRSGSVSKLSQESLEKKIEQLESRIQELDAQLVDPEFYKDASAFSKVHDERMKLADELSPLEIEWAARAEA from the coding sequence ATGAGCCTGCTGAGTGTTGCCAACCTGGTGTTTAGCTTCGGCGACCGGACGATCCTCGACGGCGTGAACCTGACGGTTGCGGCGGGTGAGCACGTCGGGCTGGTGGGTCGTAATGGGTGCGGAAAATCGACGCTGCTGCGCCTGGTGGCGGGTCTGGAAGCGCACAAGCCAGAGAGTGGTCAGATCCAGTTGGCACGGGGGGCGCTGGCGGGGTATCTGCATCAGGACCCGAAGCTGGACCTGGAGCGGACGCTGGTGGAAGAGGCGAGGACGGCGTTTGAGGGGCTGGATCGGCTTCACGATGAGCTGGTGGAGATTGCGGAGGCGATGGGGACGGCGGAGGGGGACGAACTGGAGATGCTGCTGAAGCGTTATGAGCGGGTGGAGCATCGGGTTCAGTCGATGGGCGGTTTTGCTGTCGAACATCGTGTGGAAGAGACGCTGATGGGTCTGGGGCTGGATGAGCGGGCGTTCGGGGTGAAGGTGCGGGACCTGTCGGGTGGGCAGCGGGGTCGGCTGGCGCTTGCGAAGCTGCTGCTGAGTGATCCGGACGTGCTGCTGCTGGATGAGCCGACGAACCACCTCGATATCGCGGGTCGTCAGTGGTTGGAGAGCTTTCTGCACGACTACGAGGGCGCGGTGGTGCTGATCAGTCACGACCGGTGGATGCTGGATCGCGTGGTCACGAAGATCTATGAGCTTGAAGACGGTCGGATGGTGGAGTATCCGGGGAACTACGCGCAGTTTCGGGAGCAGCGGGCGCAGCGGACGATCGCGATGGCGCGGGCTTTTGATAAGCAGCAGACCAAGATCAAGCAAGAGCAGGCGTTTATTGATCGGTACAAGGCCGGTCAGCGGGCGCGGCAGGCTCAGGGGCGTGAGAAGCGACTGGAGCGTTTCAAGCGGGATGAGAGCCTGGATCGTCCGATGGAGCTGGACGCGATGAAGCTGCGGTTTGCTCCGAAGCGGCGCAGCGGCGACATCGTGCTGCGGGCGAACAAGATGGGGATGAGCTACGGGGAGAAGACGCTGTTTCGTGACCTTGAGATGGAGGTCAACCGGGGTGAGCGGATCGGTGTGATCGGTCCGAACGGTGCCGGCAAATCGACGCTGATTCGGTGTCTGTTGGAAGAGCAGTCGCCTACGCAGGGGACGGCGCGGGTGGGGGCGAGTGTGGACATGGGGCATTTCACGCAGACGCACGACGGGCTGAATATGGGGCAGACGATCGTGGAGTATCTGCGGTTGTTTACGCCTAACGATCTGGAGCAGGAGGCGCGTGACCTGGCGGGGGCTTTTTTGTTTACGGGTCAGGATCAGGACAAGCAGCTTGGGGTGCTGTCGGGTGGTGAGCGGGCGCGGGCGGTGCTGGCGGGGCTAATGTCGGGTGGTCACAACCTGCTGGTTCTCGACGAGCCGACGAACCACCTGGATATCCCGAGTGCGGAGCGGCTGGAAGCGGCGCTGCATGCTTATGTGGAGGGCGATCAGGGGTACTCGACGGTTTCCAAGCGGTCGGGTGAGGGGACGCTGCTGCTGATCACGCACGACCGGATGCTGCTGGACCGTGTGGTGAATAAGCTGCTGGTGCTCGACGGTCATGGAGGGTGTGTGGTGTTTAATGGCACGTACAGCGAGTACGTCGCGGCGAGTCAGAAGTCGGCGGCGAAGCCCGAGGCTTCTACGGCGGCCAAGCCGAAGAAGGCGGAGCCTGAGGTGGTGGCGGTCAAGCCAAAGAAGACCGAGAAGCCCGGGTCGAAGAAGGCGTCAAATAATCAGCGGAATCGTAGCGGGAGTGTTTCCAAGCTTAGTCAGGAATCGCTCGAGAAGAAGATCGAGCAACTGGAATCAAGGATCCAGGAGCTGGATGCGCAGCTGGTGGACCCGGAGTTTTACAAAGATGCTTCGGCGTTCTCGAAGGTGCATGACGAGCGGATGAAGCTGGCGGATGAGCTGTCGCCGCTGGAGATAGAGTGGGCGGCTCGGGCTGAGGCTTGA
- a CDS encoding HEAT repeat domain-containing protein, whose product MSKPAQSRTCLLAALLLSLSSCSSDPDSLGPNAQKLPPNAPKAVQGLVNPYDPDARRHAASAVADRGLVREAGYATLLRDLTDDDDPTVRAAAIRALMTQPDPTDAPIFIKAIADPIMVVRWEAASALARLHDPQSINALVSTMQDDEAAEVRAAAAFALGQYRDSSVVDVLVAALDDPDFIVVRSVRDSLTTLTGQTLGTDPAPWARWVQEHRSSLFANARPYRFNPYAPPPRFYEHLTPWDDRDTTPKPPAGATSD is encoded by the coding sequence ATGAGCAAGCCCGCCCAATCCAGAACGTGCCTCCTCGCCGCCCTCCTTCTGTCCCTCTCCAGCTGCTCCAGCGATCCCGATAGCCTCGGCCCCAACGCACAGAAGCTCCCTCCAAACGCTCCCAAGGCGGTTCAGGGACTGGTCAACCCCTACGACCCCGACGCCCGCAGGCACGCCGCCAGTGCCGTCGCCGATCGTGGACTCGTCCGTGAAGCTGGTTACGCCACGCTCCTCAGAGACCTCACGGATGACGATGACCCCACGGTTCGTGCTGCCGCCATCCGCGCCCTGATGACCCAGCCCGACCCCACCGACGCACCCATCTTTATTAAGGCCATCGCCGACCCCATCATGGTCGTCCGCTGGGAAGCCGCCTCGGCTCTCGCGCGTCTTCACGACCCTCAATCCATCAACGCTCTCGTCAGCACCATGCAGGACGATGAGGCCGCCGAGGTCCGCGCCGCTGCCGCTTTCGCCCTCGGCCAGTACCGAGACTCAAGTGTCGTCGATGTCCTCGTCGCCGCCCTCGACGACCCCGACTTCATCGTCGTCCGCTCCGTTCGCGACAGCCTCACCACCCTCACAGGCCAGACCCTCGGCACCGACCCCGCCCCTTGGGCTCGCTGGGTCCAGGAACATCGAAGCAGCCTCTTCGCGAACGCCCGACCCTACCGCTTCAACCCGTACGCACCGCCACCCCGCTTCTACGAACACCTCACCCCCTGGGACGACCGTGACACCACCCCCAAGCCGCCCGCCGGAGCCACCAGCGACTGA
- a CDS encoding phosphate ABC transporter substrate-binding protein PstS family protein, which yields MRNLKNVLLMALGLTLAVGVWAGAAEVDPNLPKYEPVEGVSGTIKSVGSDTMNNLMALWTEDFRRMYPAVLPEIEGKGSSTAPAALIAGTSTFGPMSRPMKDAEIDRFEEKFGWKPTLLPVGIDMLAIYVNKDNPIAERGLSMAEADAIFSSTRKLGHDDIRTWGQLGLSGDWENSTINIYGRNSVSGTYGFFKEAIMGDGDFKSTVNEQPGSAGVVQGVARERYAIGYSGIGYKTADVETVPLEVEEGGELIYATEESAFSGEYPLTRFLYVAVNIEPNKALDPLRREFIKYMFSQAGQQVVLKDGYLPITAVIARRSLGACNIEPGF from the coding sequence ATGCGAAACCTAAAGAATGTGCTGCTGATGGCCTTGGGCCTGACCTTGGCTGTCGGGGTTTGGGCGGGTGCGGCTGAGGTTGATCCGAACCTGCCGAAGTATGAGCCTGTGGAGGGTGTTTCGGGGACGATCAAGAGCGTTGGTTCGGACACGATGAACAACCTGATGGCGTTGTGGACCGAGGATTTTCGGCGGATGTATCCGGCGGTGCTGCCTGAGATCGAGGGCAAGGGGTCGAGCACGGCGCCAGCGGCGTTGATCGCGGGGACTTCGACGTTTGGTCCGATGAGCCGGCCAATGAAGGATGCGGAGATCGATCGGTTTGAGGAGAAGTTTGGGTGGAAGCCGACGCTGCTGCCTGTGGGCATCGACATGCTGGCGATCTATGTGAACAAGGACAACCCGATCGCTGAGCGTGGGCTGTCGATGGCTGAGGCGGATGCGATTTTTTCTTCGACTCGGAAGCTGGGGCATGATGACATCCGGACGTGGGGGCAGTTGGGACTGAGCGGGGACTGGGAGAACTCGACGATCAACATCTACGGTCGCAACTCGGTTTCGGGGACGTATGGGTTTTTCAAAGAAGCGATCATGGGAGATGGTGATTTCAAGTCGACGGTAAACGAGCAGCCGGGCAGTGCGGGGGTGGTTCAGGGTGTGGCCCGAGAGCGTTACGCGATTGGGTACTCGGGAATTGGGTACAAGACGGCGGATGTGGAGACGGTCCCGCTGGAGGTTGAAGAGGGTGGGGAGTTGATTTATGCGACCGAGGAGTCGGCGTTTTCGGGAGAGTATCCGTTAACGCGTTTCCTGTATGTCGCGGTGAACATCGAGCCGAACAAGGCGTTGGACCCACTTCGGCGTGAGTTCATCAAGTACATGTTTAGCCAGGCGGGTCAGCAGGTGGTGCTGAAGGATGGCTATCTCCCGATCACGGCGGTGATTGCTAGGCGATCACTGGGTGCGTGCAACATTGAACCGGGGTTCTGA
- a CDS encoding ABC transporter permease subunit, with protein MPSQSQFTGRNRRKTTGVSTRLLDKIARVMITVGGIGTIIAVLLVAVFLAWVTLPLFLDAEFGDTPTVTVESVESETLWVGVDEHKVLALRGLADGSFQAIDLESGAVVTTERPMEGRTMTAWTRWPASDSVVLGFLDGTFATGRVGFETSFVESAGQDEVWSSLGVGETRRVGDRVAERIDERQLRVQELAISFDDAIPSGSDDPVLLLDRASGSVLGTTVVLLTEARDELRVVRVRRVENVLTGMTTLRPSRTGVAFEDRPGETPLELLVTSLGDNAMVVWEDGVVDRYNLRRSGGDGLGLAERFELPIEARATTAAMLIGQETLLIGTDAGKVLALFRTRTEDGTGGDGFQLVTGHVFGENESPVTSLASSTRSRLVAIGHADGHLELAQVTSEVSFLPSGREGRLDAVAFAPKEDGLVAWTDGGLARWSLDKRHPEASFKALFMPVWYEGYPEPQHVWQSSGATDAHEPKLGLMPLVFGTLKATFFAMLFATPIALLAAVYSSEFLTPAWRGRIKPTLEMMASLPSVVLGFMGGLVIAPFVERYLPEMLGVCLVMPLALLTGAFLWPLLPQRWSVTARRLRLIGVWGSMIVGVVLGWTMGPLIEWLLFSGDLRRWLDGQIGSATGGLMLLLLPLTIIASAYWFGRYLTDRMRDSSIETDEAAARANLAKWGAILGLGVGVAGGLAYVLSLMGVDPRPGLLDTYVQRNATIVGFVMGFAVIPIIYTIADDALTAVPNHLRSASLGAGATPWQTSVRVIIPIAASGLFSALMIGLGRAVGETMIVLMAAGNTPVMDLNPFNGFRTMSANIAVELPEAVRDSTHYRTLFLAALLLFAMTFVLNTIAEIIRNRFRKRAQVL; from the coding sequence ATGCCGAGCCAAAGCCAGTTCACCGGCCGAAACCGCCGGAAAACCACGGGTGTCTCGACGCGTCTTTTAGACAAGATCGCCCGAGTGATGATCACGGTCGGCGGGATCGGGACGATCATCGCTGTGCTGCTGGTGGCGGTGTTTCTGGCATGGGTGACACTGCCGCTGTTTCTCGATGCCGAGTTTGGAGATACGCCGACGGTGACGGTCGAGTCGGTGGAGTCGGAGACGCTTTGGGTCGGGGTGGACGAGCACAAGGTGCTGGCTTTGCGGGGGCTGGCGGACGGGTCGTTCCAGGCGATTGATCTGGAGAGCGGAGCCGTGGTCACAACGGAGCGTCCTATGGAGGGGCGAACGATGACGGCCTGGACACGTTGGCCAGCGAGTGATTCGGTGGTGTTGGGGTTTTTGGATGGGACGTTCGCGACGGGTCGAGTGGGTTTTGAGACGAGCTTTGTGGAGTCGGCGGGTCAGGATGAGGTCTGGTCATCGCTTGGCGTGGGGGAGACTCGACGCGTGGGTGATCGTGTGGCTGAGCGGATCGATGAGCGGCAACTGCGGGTGCAGGAGTTGGCGATCAGTTTCGACGACGCGATTCCCAGCGGGTCGGATGATCCTGTGCTGTTGCTGGACCGAGCCTCGGGCAGTGTGCTGGGAACGACGGTGGTGCTGCTGACCGAGGCTCGTGATGAGCTTCGTGTGGTCCGGGTGCGGCGGGTTGAGAATGTGCTCACGGGGATGACCACGCTGCGACCATCGCGAACGGGCGTGGCGTTTGAGGATCGTCCAGGAGAGACACCTCTTGAACTGCTGGTCACGTCGCTGGGTGACAATGCGATGGTGGTTTGGGAAGACGGGGTGGTGGACCGGTACAACCTCAGAAGAAGTGGTGGGGATGGGCTTGGGCTGGCCGAGCGTTTCGAGTTGCCGATTGAGGCTCGTGCCACGACGGCGGCGATGCTGATCGGGCAGGAGACGCTGCTGATCGGCACGGATGCGGGCAAAGTCCTCGCTCTGTTTCGGACGCGGACGGAAGATGGAACTGGGGGTGATGGATTCCAGTTGGTGACAGGGCACGTGTTTGGTGAAAACGAATCGCCTGTGACGTCGTTGGCGAGTTCAACGCGGTCTCGGCTGGTGGCAATCGGTCATGCGGATGGTCATCTGGAGTTGGCACAGGTCACGAGTGAGGTGTCGTTCCTGCCTTCGGGTCGAGAGGGTCGTCTTGACGCTGTGGCATTTGCGCCGAAAGAAGACGGGCTAGTGGCGTGGACCGATGGCGGGTTGGCGCGGTGGTCGCTGGACAAGCGACATCCTGAAGCGAGCTTCAAGGCGCTGTTTATGCCGGTTTGGTACGAGGGTTATCCGGAGCCACAGCATGTCTGGCAGTCTTCCGGGGCGACTGATGCGCATGAGCCGAAGCTCGGGTTGATGCCGCTGGTGTTTGGGACGTTGAAGGCGACGTTTTTCGCGATGCTCTTTGCGACACCGATTGCCCTGCTGGCTGCGGTCTACAGCAGCGAGTTCCTGACGCCTGCGTGGCGCGGACGGATCAAGCCGACACTCGAGATGATGGCGAGTCTGCCATCGGTGGTTCTTGGTTTTATGGGCGGGCTGGTGATCGCACCGTTTGTCGAGCGATATCTTCCTGAGATGCTGGGGGTGTGTCTGGTGATGCCGCTGGCCTTGCTGACCGGGGCTTTTCTGTGGCCGCTGCTGCCGCAGCGTTGGAGTGTGACTGCGCGGCGACTGCGACTGATTGGTGTGTGGGGTTCGATGATTGTGGGCGTCGTGCTCGGCTGGACGATGGGGCCTCTGATTGAGTGGCTGCTGTTCTCGGGCGATCTGCGGCGGTGGCTGGATGGCCAGATCGGTAGTGCGACGGGTGGTTTGATGTTGCTGCTGTTGCCGTTGACGATCATTGCTTCGGCGTACTGGTTTGGTCGTTACCTGACGGATCGGATGAGAGACTCATCGATCGAGACTGATGAAGCGGCGGCGCGGGCGAATCTGGCAAAGTGGGGCGCGATCCTGGGGCTCGGTGTGGGGGTGGCTGGTGGTCTGGCTTATGTGTTGTCGCTGATGGGTGTGGACCCGCGACCGGGTTTGCTGGATACGTATGTGCAACGGAACGCGACGATCGTGGGGTTTGTGATGGGTTTCGCGGTGATCCCGATCATCTACACGATCGCGGATGATGCGCTGACGGCGGTGCCGAATCATCTTCGTTCGGCTTCTCTTGGGGCCGGGGCTACGCCCTGGCAGACCTCGGTGCGTGTGATCATCCCGATCGCGGCGAGTGGGTTGTTTAGTGCCTTGATGATTGGGCTGGGGCGGGCGGTGGGTGAGACGATGATCGTGCTGATGGCCGCGGGCAATACGCCTGTGATGGACCTTAATCCGTTCAATGGCTTCCGGACGATGAGCGCGAACATTGCGGTGGAGTTGCCGGAAGCGGTGCGGGACTCGACGCACTACCGGACGCTGTTCTTGGCTGCGTTGCTCTTGTTCGCGATGACCTTTGTGCTCAACACGATCGCTGAAATAATTCGTAACCGATTCCGCAAGAGGGCTCAGGTGCTATGA